The Anastrepha ludens isolate Willacy chromosome 2, idAnaLude1.1, whole genome shotgun sequence genome contains a region encoding:
- the LOC128862779 gene encoding glutamate receptor U1 produces MTASLSTRTTNRSTYVDAGLCAHIRIITVLLLVIATGNSCVKGAVNAYEFRAYTDILAQQHIKHAIVAYNGEMLQSLQQKNTLRSLADMTTVHFYDVHQAMNSKNFTDFENLFYHDSPRVGIYLTQLEDVLLQEHVLGTNVLSAAGAAVTGAYAGVHANVGSRFNNSQVWFIMSTQHSVETAIANARRVMTLLPLNISADITLGVRMESNNTIQLFDIYKIQPDWLEIEAKGYWSPIYGIQLKKRFRRSFVGRRRNFKGLQLRAGIVIREKPEGMDELDYLNTLNYQKLDPMQRRVYQLMKLLEPMLNVSFQAILRESWGRSWPNGSWEGVMAMLLSREVEFTMCPMRFATNRVHLIDYTAAVHSEYVFFLFRHPRRNDIRNIFFAPFVEEVWYGIFAIAILATLLLQLHLHHESRFFLNKDPQFQSRFDYAVLSILEAFFMQGPEPYAFAATSTRTLIFFVCLFSLLLQQFYGAFIVGSLLAVAPRTVTNLEALYNSSLEVGMESVPYNFEFFQISTSPLVNAIYERICKNRERHILTIEEGAKRIAKGGFAFHVSVNRMYILLKEMLTEKEFCDLQEVSVIPALHVGLGVAKNSPFREYFTTSVLQFRTSGISQYSANQWQIPQMDCSLSQNHEVEVDLQHFLPAIMLLGAAMLLSVGVLILEILYYNLENGLKRTRFCPRITMSDQEREFIN; encoded by the exons ATGACTGCCTCACTTAGCACAAGAACTACTAACCGGAGTACTTACGTGGACGCCGGTCTTTGTGCGCATATTCGCATAATCACAGTTTTGCTATTAGTTATAGCCACCGGCAATAGTTGTGTAAAAGGTGCAGTCAATGCTTATGAGTTTCGCGCTTATACTGATATCTTAGCACAACAACACATCAAGCATGCCATTGTGGCTTACAATGGTGAAATGCTACAATCACTGCAGCAGAAGAATACTTTACGTTCGCTGGCTGATATGACAACAGTTCACTTTTACGACGTCCATCAAGCGATGAATTCTAAAAACTTTACAGACTTTGAAAATCTCTTCTACCATGACTCACCGCGCGTTGGTATCTACTTAACCCAACTGGAAGATGTCTTGTTGCAAGAACACGTACTAGGCACGAATGTGCTTAGCGCTGCTGGTGCTGCTGTCACCGGTGCTTACGCTGGTGTGCACGCTAATGTTGGTTCGCGTTTCAACAATTCCCAGGTCTGGTTTATAATGTCCACGCAGCATAGTGTTGAGACGGCAATAGCGAATGCGAGACGAGTGATGACACTGTTGCCTTTAAATATTAGCGCTGACATCACATTGGGTGTAAGAATGGAAAGCAA CAACACAATTCAACTTTTCGATATATACAAAATACAACCCGATTGGTTGGAAATTGAAGCCAAAGGATACTGGAGCCCCATCTATGGTATACAACTAAAAAAACGCTTTCGCCGAAGCTTTGTGGGCAGGCGCCGCAATTTCAAGGGATTACAATTGAGAGCCGGTATAGTg ATAAGGGAGAAGCCCGAAGGTATGGATGAGCTTGACTATTTGAATACTTTGAATTATCAAAAACTCGACCCAATGCAAAGAAGAGTATACCAACTGATGAAGTTGTTGGAACCGATGCTCAACGTGAG CTTTCAAGCTATACTCAGAGAATCTTGGGGTAGAAGCTGGCCTAATGGCAGTTGGGAGGGCGTTATGGCCATGTTATTGTCTCGCGAAGTAGAATTTACAATGTGTCCTATGCGTTTTGCAACCAATCGAGTGCATTTAATAGATTACACCGCAGCTGTGCATAGTGAATA CGTCTTCTTCTTATTCCGTCATCCACGTCGCAACGATATACGTAACATTTTCTTTGCCCCATTTGTAGAAGAAGTGTGGTATGGTATTTTCGCTATTGCTATACTAGCCACATTGTTGCTGCAATTACACTTGCATCACGAAAGccgtttctttttaaataaagatcCACAATTCCAGTCCCGTTTCGACTACGCAGTCTTATCTATTTTGGAGGCTTTCTTTATGCAAGGCCCTGAACCCTACGCATTTGCTGCTACGTCAACTCGAACGCTTATCTTCTTCGTTTGCTTATTTAGTTTGTTGTTGCAGCAATTCTATGGTGCCTTCATTGTTGGCTCACTCTTGGCTGTAGCACCACGCACCGTTACCAATTTAGAGGCCCTCTATAACAGCAGTCTGGAGGTTGGTATGGAGAGTGTTCCATATAATTTTGAATTCTTTCAGATTAGCACCTCACCGTTGGTGAATGCCATATATGAGCGTATTTGTAAGAATCGAGAAAGACACATACTAACGATCGAAGAAGGAGCTAAGCGCATAGCTAAGGGCGGTTTCGCCTTTCATGTGTCAGTGAATCGGATGTATATCTTGTTGAAGG AAATGCTGACCGAAAAGGAGTTTTGTGATTTGCAAGAGGTGTCAGTCATTCCAGCCCTTCACGTTGGCCTAGGCGTAGCAAAAAACTCGCCGTTTCGAGAATACTTCACAACCTCGGTTTTACAGTTTCGTACATCAGGCATATCACAGTATAGTGCAAACCAATGGCAAATACCACAAATGGACTGCAGCCTGAGTCAGAATCATGAAGTGGAAGTagatttgcaacattttttaccAGCAATAATGCTATTAGGCGCAGCGATGCTACTCAGTGTGGGTGTATTGATTTTGGAGATTTTGTACTATAATTTGGAAAATGGCTTGAAGCGGACACGATTTTGTCCACGTATTACTATGTCGGATCAGGAAAGAGAATTTATAAACTGA